The following coding sequences are from one Musa acuminata AAA Group cultivar baxijiao chromosome BXJ2-4, Cavendish_Baxijiao_AAA, whole genome shotgun sequence window:
- the LOC135610850 gene encoding probable protein S-acyltransferase 14, with protein sequence MPRSGPVVMAWNVFKFCTALRAFGSLMILLVLGIVGVSYYAVVVANYGPALGAGGIDSLLALAVLILFHVLLGLLLWSYFSVVFTDPGSVPPNWKPTIDEEIGENAPLTNLDFSNHILNLQQGHIAETGNPTIRYCRKCNQLKPPRCHHCSVCGRCVLKMDHHCVWVVNCVGALNYKFFLLFLFYTFLETTLVTLSLFPHFIAFFKDVEIPGTPGTLATTFLTFVLNLAFALSVLGFLIMHVSLVAKNTTTIEAYEKKTTPRWKYDLGRKKNFEQVFGADKRYWFIPLYSEEDLRRMPALQGLEYPTKPDLDAQ encoded by the exons ATGCCCAGATCGGGCCCGGTGGTCATGGCGTGGAACGTGTTCAAGTTCTGCACGGCGCTTCGGGCTTTCGGCTCCCTCATGATCCTGCTCGTCCTTGGCATCGTCGGGGTCAGCTACTACGCCGTGGTCGTCGCTAATTACGGCCCTGCCCTCGGCGCCGGCGGGATCGATTCCCTCCTGGCCCTTGCTGTCTTGATCCTCTTCCATGTCCTG TTGGGTCTGCTTCTATGGAGCTATTTCTCCGTTGTCTTCACAGACCCTGGCAGTGTCCCACCAAATTGGAAGCCTACTATAGATGAGGAGATAGGAGAAAATGCTCCGTTAACCAACTTGGATTTCAGTAATCATATTCTAAATTTGCAACAAGGACATATTGCAGAAACAGGAAATCCAACGATAAGATACTGCAGGAAGTGCAACCAGTTGAAGCCACCACGCTGTCATCATTGTTCAGTTT GTGGGAGATGTGTACTTAAGATGGATCATCATTGCGTGTGGGTAGTAAATTGTGTGGGGGCTCTAAAttataagttctttcttctttttctg TTTTACACGTTTCTTGAGACAACTCTTGTCACTCTTTCTCTCTTTCCCCATTTTATTGCCTTCTTTAAAGACGTGGAGATTCCTGGAACGCCTGGCACACTTGCAACTACTTTTCTCACATTCG TGTTGAATTTGGCTTTCGCATTAAGTGTGCTTGGATTTCTGATCATGCACGTATCTTTGGTGGCAAAGAATACCACAACTATTGAG GCATATGAGAAGAAAACAACTCCAAGATGGAAGTATGATCTCGGCCGAAAGAAGAACTTTGAGCAG GTGTTTGGAGCAGACAAGAGGTATTGGTTCATCCCTCTATATTCTGAAGAGGATCTGAGAAGAATGCCGGCTCTGCAAGGCCTAGAATACCCCACAAAGCCAGATCTGGATGCACAGTAA
- the LOC135609198 gene encoding chloride conductance regulatory protein ICln-like, which yields MGLGLQQFDDRVGDGIGHPRLDSESGEELLRVEPGVAIALGSRPLESRGTLYISTRRVIWLSDVDKVKGYAVDFLSVSLHAVSRDPEAFPLPCIYALIETEDREVSESSDSERHDNLELSNVTEMRLVPSGPGQLDTLFDALCQCAELNPEPCQEGEEENSWFFGDEETADDGSDSEWQLSENHAKPIGYAYGDHDLAHAMHELQINDQRFEDADEAETESHNDHT from the exons ATGGGTTTAGGACTGCAACAGTTCGATGACCGCGTTGGCGATGGGATCGGACATCCCCGGTTAGACTCCGAATCCGGCGAGGAGCTGCTGCGCGTCGAGCCGGGCGTCGCCATCGCACTCGGCTCCCGACCTCTGGAATCCCGCGGAACACTCTATATCTCCACCAG GAGGGTGATTTGGTTGAGCGACGTAGACAAGGTGAAAGGATATGCGGTCGATTTCCTGTCGGTTTCCCTCCACGCAGTGTCGAGGGATCCAGAGGCATTCCCGTTGCCCTGCATCTACGCTCTG ATCGAGACCGAAGACCGTGAGGTGTCTGAAAGTTCAGATTCAGAGCGTCATGACAATTTAGAACTTTCAAATGTCACTGAAATGAGACTTGTACCATCTGGTCCTGGTCAGT TGGATACTCTTTTTGACGCTTTATGTCAATGTGCTGAACTAAACCCTGAGCCTTGTCAAG aaggagaggaagaaaatagCTGGTTTTTTGGCGATGAAGAAACGGCTGATGATG GAAGTGATTCAGAGTGGCAGCTTTCAGAAAATCATGCCAAACCCATTGGTTATGCTTATGGAGATCATGACTTAGCTCATGCAATGCATGAG CTTCAAATCAACGATCAGCGGTTTGAGGATGCAGATGAAGCCGAAACTGAGTCTCATAACGATCATACATGA